CCAATAACCCAACTGGAAACATACTAATGGATGAAACCTTGGCTGAGAAACTTCTTTCAAATGTTGAACTGTTGGTAGTTGATGAAGCATACTATGAATTTTCAGGTGTCACCTTTGCTCCCTTGCTTGAGAAATGGCCGAACTTGGCCATTTTCCGTACCTTTTCCAAGGCTTTTGGTCTAGCTGGTGCCAGGGTTGCCTACATGTTGGCGCATCCAAAAACTGTTGGCCTTTTTTCACAGTACTCAGAGGTTTACAGAGTTTCCACTCTTTCACTAATGCTGGCTAAAAATGCTTTAGCAGATACGAGCTATGTAACTGAGTATGTGCAAGTAGTAAAAACGCAGATGGAGCGTTTAATAAATGCCCTGAGCACTCTTCATATCAGTTCAAGACCCAGTGTCTGCAACTTCATTTTGGTGGACAAGGACTTTGCTGAATTCTTGGTTTCAAAAGGTTTTAAAATAAAGTTCTTTGAAAAGTGGGGCAGGCTGACAGTGCCAAGCCCAAGCGTTACGGAAGAGGTGATTGCTCTTGCTGAAAATTACAGGCGGCTCACTTAAGAATTTATCCATGAACCCACCTGATGTGCCTGCTCTAAGGCCTCTTCCGCAAAGAGAACGGCTTGCCCTTTTTTCCATGTTGGGAAATGTGGAAGGAAGCCGCGTCGTAGACCTTTATGCTGGTTCAGGCATTGTCGCTTTCGAGTTCTTGTCCAGGGGAGCAGTAGAGGCTGTTGGCGTTGAAAACAATAGAAAACTGTGCCAGTTTATGCGAACACAGGCTAAAAAATGGAACGTGAATTTGAAAGTGGTTTGTGAGGATGTGTTTCGTTTTCTTAGGCGTCCCCTAGAAGCCGATTATTTATTTATGGGACCTCCAAACCACAAAGGCCTTGTAACAAAGACACTGGATGCGCTTAGCGCTATTGAGTTCACAGGCATTGTCATTATTCAGCACTCCTCCCGAGAGCCATTGCCACCGAGCGTAAAGGTGCTTAGGTCTACTGGTAAAGATGAAAGTGTAGTCGATATTGTTAAGTTAATTTTAGATTAGCGGTATAATTGTTTTACAAAGGGGGTGAGGAGTTGGTTAGCGAAGGTTTGGCTTTTGGGGAAATCGTTATCCAAGGCAAGTCTTATCGAGACGATGTGTTCCTTGGATATGGCGAGCCGCAACCTTGGCAAAGAATAGAACCCCATCAAGTGGTATTGGAGGATGTACAGGAGCTAATTCCTTCTGATGTTTGCTATGTAGTTTTCGGAACAGGTTTCACTGGGCGTATGGTAGTTTCGCCTGTTGTGGCAGAGCACCTCCACAAGAAAGGTATAGCTTGTGTGGAGCAGAAAACGCCACAGGCTTTGGAGACTTACGAGAAGCTCCTAAGCAAAGGCGAAAAAGCTGTGGCGTTTCTGCATTTGGGCTGCTAAACGTCTAACAACTGCCAGTGCTAATTAAATAGATTCCTTTATCTGGTCATAAAGATCAGGGAACTGTTGCAAATGTTTTCTTCGGTCGTTTCTGAGTGCTTCCATCATGTTCTTGTATTCTTCTTTACCATAGATCTTATAAGGGTCAAATTGTGAAAGGTCTAAACCAGGTACTTCTACAGGAATTTCGTATCCCAGATCTTCGTTGTATTGCCACTTTATGGTACCTCTGGCTATGTTTTCCACTATTTTAAGTGTGACTTCAGGTGTAATCTTTATTCCGTCCAATCCACCAATTTTACCTGTGTTCACAATGTACACATCAATGGGATGGTTGCTTAGTATTTCGTAAAGCCTGTTCCCACTTTTTTCTGGTTTGTTTATGATAAATGGGTCGAAACCTACCACACGAGTCGTCTCGCCCACACGTGTGGGGTCATCGGCGCTAGTAATAGTACTCTCACCGAGCATGAAGAAAGCGGCAGCCTGTGCCGGACCTGTGAGTTTACCTACAGGCGGAATATCATAGCGCCTTGTGTTAAATAGGAAGAAATTTACTTGCGGAAGATCGATGCGGTCGCTGGTGTTAGGAATACGCCTTCGGTTTATCACAGCCCGGCCGTTGGTACTTATGCTCATGTTGTCAAAATCTATTTCCCCTTCAGGAGAGACATACACGTTCTCAAGTATGGCATCTTCAGCTAAACAGGCATCTTGAAGTTCTGGTGTGGAGCTTACTGAATCTGTTTTCACATAAAAGTTCTTTTCAGTGCCGTAGGAATTTCCTTTTGTGGTGAGCATGTTAATGTCGTCTTGCAGTATTTCTACGCCCTCCGGTGCCACCAAATTGTGGCTGTTTACGCTTATGGTAGTTTTACCGGTACCTGACAAACCGAAAATTAAGGCACCTCTTTCAGTAAGTTGTCCTTGGGCATTCTTGACTCGGTATATTTTGCTACCTGCATGTAGCCCAATGCCGCCCCGTTCTTCGCGCATTATGTGCATTGCCATTCTCAAACCAGCCATCTTCGATTCTCCATAGTAATCTGAACCAAGAATCATGGTGAAGTGCAAATTAGGGAACACCAATATGCGTCTGTCAGGCCAATCAGGGAATGCAGCAATGTAAATGTCAGGATCTTTTTGCCCCACTGGGTCAAAGTTATTATGAGTCATCATAAAGGCAAGGCGTGCGTATTCCGATGGCACAATATAAAGCTGTCTGAATAAGTTTTCCGGTGACTGCCCAATGTTTCTTTCCACTTTTATCCATTTTCTGGATTGGTAGTGCTGGAAAACCTCTTGAAATAAAGTCTCCAAGTCAGGCGTAATCTCATAGTGATACTCGGTAAACTTGGCACTCCTGGACTTGATTTTCGAGTGATACACCGGGATACCATAACGATTTGGAATTTCATCCTTCTTAGCCATCTGCCGAAGATCAGAAAGCTCAGGGTTCTCCATAAATGAAAAATCGGTAAAGAACTTTTCCCACATGGCGCAGCCTCCTATTAAGTAAAAGTTAATACCTTAACCTTTACTTTACATTATATCAGCTGCCAGCCAAATTCCTCCAGTAGTGCTAGTTCTTTGCTCCAGTCACCTGGTACAAGCACCATGTGGTTGCCAATGCTACGCTTGAATGGGTTCTGCTTTAGCCTCAGCGTGATCTGGGTTCGGCACATGTTTTCCACATGCGGTTTTTCCACAGTTTCTCCTACAAAGTACTTGTATTTTTTGTCTTTACCCATTCTAAACGCTGTGTAAACGCCTTCATGGAATTGTCCATTGATGCCCACGTTGTAGCCTGTTTCAAAATGAGTGGTCAAGGAGTAGCTATCTACTAAATCAAGCGCTATGGTGCAATGAGCAAAGGTATACTCGGGATGGTTTTTGCGTGCCAAGTTTATCATGAAGCCCGGTGTCCCCATTAGCTGATTCGCTATCATCATTGTTACTAGGCTTTCTACATCCCCTTCACAGGCAGCTGGTATTTTCTTGGTATTGAATAGGGAAAGAGATAAGCAGCCTGTTATCTTGAGTTGAACTGCCATATCAAAACATCGGAGTGCAAAAGCGGTCAGCTGGTATTTATCGATAATCTTCTGCAAGGCAGTGTAAACCTTTGTGCCCTTTAGGACTTCCTCTTTCTCAATACCTGAGGACGATGCCTTATCCCAGATTTCATCAGCTAGTGATTCCTGTTCTTGAAGCAAACTATTCAACTCTTCCAAAGGTATTTCCATATAAGGTATCTGTAACTGATTGAGGATGGTGTAATCACCACTCTTTATGAGCCATGAACTGGGCTTACCAATGAGGCCCGCTTTCTGCTGCTTTAAATTTTCAAAAACACTAAGCCACTTAACGTAATTATCTGAAAGTTCACTAACTAAAGGGACATTAAACCCTTGCTCCAAGGCGTAACTTTGAATCTCTAAACTAGCAGCTAGACCATTGGCAGTACCGAAAGGTATGAGGATGACGCCTGGTTTTAAGAAGTCTTTTGCAATCTCTTCGCTTCCTCCACTAAGTACAATCAACGCTTCAGGGTCTTGCGATTCTTCCAAAGCGATCCCGTGAGCGTTAAAGAACTCCGTAGCTTCCTTTTTCATCGATTCCGCTAAGTTCATGATGGGACTTGCAACGAATTTGACTTTCACGTTTTCACCTCGCAATTTGCATAGCAGACCATGTTATGAGCGTAACCACTGTGCAAGCTATTAGCACGCCAGCAGCCAGTGAAGCCCATGCCAGAGGTCTTTTTACTTCTAGTGCTTCTGCAACTACTGCCCCTGTGAATGCACCTGTACCAGGCAATGGAATTCCCACAAAGATGGCTAAGGATACAGCTATACCCGTTTCGTATTGTTTGAATCGCTTTAAGGCGTTTCTCACATAGTTCTCATAGTAATTCCTCAGTTTTGGGTACCTTAGTAGCCAGGACTTGAGTAGCTTTACTCCTTCGTAAACTACTATGCCCATTAATGTGTTACTGAAGAACGCTACTATGAAAACTCCAACTACGGGCAGCCCTGCTAATAATCCGTATGGAATGCTGCCTCGGCATTCCACAATGGGGCTCATAGAAATAAGTGTTAAGTAGATCCATTTATTCAGGTTCACAGTGGCTATTATACAATACTGTTATGGTCAGTCAGGTTAAGGCTTTTATTTTAGCTGTTGTTTTTGCTTTGGGGTCTTTTTTTGGTTATGCAACTTTGGGACCTTTTACTGATTTGGAACGTCAGAAGGCATTTGACTCATATCAAACGTTAGTTGAAGACACTGTAAGGGAGCAGCTAGAGCGCATCTCGTCTTTCACTGGGGAGCACACTGTGGGTCATGACTCACTGGTTTTCAAGGGCGTTGGCTATGCGGATACGGATTTTGAGAGTTACAACATGGTGCTGGAGATGAAAGGGTATGTTGTGGCCAAGTATGAGATTCGTCTAGTTGACGGTAACCTTATGTGCACTTCAACGCTAAGTTCTTATGCTGCATTCTTCAAGGCTCACGATGAAATCAAAATGTCTAGTTTTTCCCTTGCTCCCGCTGGCGAAAACAGCAGTAGTTGTTCACTTTCAACTTTTAATGCGGCTAGACAGAATCATTGAGTAAACTTTGTCTAGGATTTCTTCAAAAGCCTTGTCACGAGAATCACGGGGTCTTGGTAGGTCTACACTTATTTCTCCAATGATGTGACCAGGTCTGGCGCTTAGCACTAAAATGCGGTCTGCCAAAAAAACAGCTTCTTCCATGTTATGAGTAACCATGAGTACGGACTTAAGGGGCAGACGTTTCTCTAGCCACAAATTCACTACTTGTTCTCTGAGGTCCGCTGCGGTTAGTACGTCCAAAGCAGAAAATGGTTCATCCATGAGTAGAATTTCAGGCTCCACTGCCAAAGCTCTAGCTATTCCTACTCGCTGTTTCATGCCACCAGAAAGTTCTCTTGGGTAGGCATCTTCAAAGGAATCCAATCCTACCATGTCGATGTATCTTAGGGCTGTTCTTATCCTCTGGCGTGGGGCTATACCTCGAGCTTCCAAAACGAGCTCTATATTCTCTTGTACAGTTAGCCAAGGTATGAGTGCGAAGCTTTGGAAAACCATGCTCACGTTTGGGTTCGGTTGAGGGTTAGGCTCTCCCTTGTAGAGAACCTCGCCAGTGTATTCATTCAGGATACCACTTATGATTCGCAGTATGGTGGATTTTCCAGAGCCAGAGGGTCCAACCAAACAAAGGAATTCGCCTTCGTCTAAGGTAAAACTAATATCTTCCAATACAGAAAGCTCTTTTCCCTTCTCTTTAAATGTCAGGTTTAAATTTCTAACATCCAATAACGTCACCGCACTCATCACTCCGTTATATTGTACTTTTCCGCTGCTTTGCTGTACCAAGGTCTCCAAAAGAGCATGTTAACCAAAACAATCAGCGCTGTCATGCTTAGCACGATAAGGAGCAGTGCCTTTGTATCAGCAGTTGACTGTACTAGCAGTGCCCCAATACCTGGTATGGAATACACCTTGTCACCAAACTGCACATGCTCAGCCACAATGGAAGCGTTCCATGCTCCTCCCCATGCTGTTAGAGCTCCAGTTATTAAAGGTGGCAGGATAGCTGGAATGAGTATGTTCTTGTAGTAAAGCCAACCTTTTATATTGAATACTTGTGCCATTTCTGTTAACACACCTGGTAAAAGCATGGCTCCCTTGCTCATGTTAAACAATGCATACCAAAATGAGCCTGTAAGTAAAAGTAATATGGACAAAGGCTCCATGTAAGCACGCCCTCCTAAAGCCACAATTGGAGGATAAAAAACAACTGCCGGTATGCTCCCTAGTATAGAGGCCAATGAGTAAATGTTTTGGGCGGCCGCCACGTTTTTAACGCTTCTTATTACAAAAGGTAAAGCCAAGAGGACAGCAATTACTACTGCAGCTACTACGCGCATTGTGGTAACTGTGAGAGCAGCAGGGATTTGTGAAAGAATGTTACTAGGATAGGGAGGCGAGAACAACCAGAAGATAAGATACCCCAGACCTCCTACTAAGGCAGCACCTATTACATAAAAAACGTACTTAGCTACGGCACTCAGTTTCTTAGTGCCTAGGCTAACCAGTTTTACCAAAACGGTATCGACCTTTAAAGCTTTTCCAAAGTCGAAGAGCACGTCTGCCACAGTAGGCCATTCAGGTGCTGTTCCAACAGCATTGTACTGGAACAGCTCGGACCATTTAACTAATGGTCTAAAAATGAGTACTTGAAGCAAAGCGTTTATCAGAACGATGGTTCCAATGCACATGACTACGCCCAAAATGTTGCCTTGCGCCAGGTAATTCATCATGCTAGACCCCAAACCAGGCAATTTTACTTCTTGGCTACCCAAGGTTATAATTTCACTTGCCATCAAGAAATACCAGCCATTGGCCATACTAACACCGCTGTTAAACACGATGGTTGGCACCATGGCTGGCAAATAAATACGTTGGATTGTAAACGTTTTGCTAAAATTGAAAGCCTTACCTACTTCCACTAATTCCCTTGGTAATGTTTTGACTGTCTCGTATACACCGAAGGCGATGTTCCACGCTTGAGAGGTAAAAATAAGAAATATGGCTGCCAGTTCTAAGCCTATACGCTGGCCTCTAAAAACAGCGACGAAGAACGCTATAGCAACAGGGAAGAAGCCTAGTATGGGGACAGACTGAAGTATGTCCAAAATGGCTATCATGATTTTTTCTCTTCTGGGACCCGAGCTGGCAGATACTCCGTAAAAGATCCCAAAAGCCAAAGAAAGAAAATATGCGACAAAAATACGATATGTAGACCACAAAGCAGCTGATATCAGTTGCACACTTCTCTATACCTCCTAGTAAAAACGTTGTTCTAGGTATTATCTATCTAATTCACTCTTCTGCTTGGTCGTTTTGCTCAGGATTGTTTTCTTCGTCTTCCTCGGTTTCCAGGTGGATGGTTTGTTCGTCAGAATCCACCCAGATAAGCTCAGCAAATCTCGCCCAGTCCAAGAGATTTCTAACGAAGTACTTAACTTCTCTTTCGCTGTATTCACCGTCAATAATTCTCTCTAAGTATTCCATGTCGACACTGTGTTCCTCAGATTCTGCCAGTGCCGTGAGCAATTCCACCATATAAGGCAGTTTACTTAGTACCTCGGAAATATAGGTTTTACGCTGTTCCATGTTCTGGTCAGTGAATTGTTTTCCTACTTCTGTGAACACCACGTCTCCGTTATCCACTTCCACCAGATTGAACAGTTGGGCAGTCTCAATGGTGGATATAAGCTCGTCAATATCATGTCCCAATGTCCTTCCCAACTTGTACAAGTCCACATGGCCGCCTTCATCATCCAGGATCTCCAAGAGTCCTAATACTTCGCTAACACGAGCTTTTGGCAATGGAACGTCCATTTTATGCATCAGTCCTCCCTAATTGGGTATATCTACGAACATCTTTACATTTTTTGATTTTACCATGTTAGATAAAGGTTTAGTTCGTGTTGGGTTAAAATAACAAATAGGAGGATAGGGAGGGCGCGGGGCCCGCCTGGGCTCCGCGTTTTACAGTACATCCCTTGTTTTGGAGTATTTATAATTATGGCAAAACGAAAAGAACCAAAAGTGGGCGATAGAGGAATTCTCAGGGTTAGGGAACCGGGGGAAACTGGTGTTGAGTACTATTCTACCCGGATTGAGGACGTGAGGGACGGTTTGATCGCCTGTTCTCAGCCCATGCGCGGTCAGGTTTATGTGAAGATCCTATCTAGTCCAGTGGAGCTTACGTATCTAAAGGGCGATAGTGTCTTTAGTTTGATGTGTGAAGTCATTGAACAGGGCAAAGGCGATCCTCCCTTAATTGTGCTCAAACCAATTAGTGGTATTTATAGGTCCGATAGGAGAGAGTACGTGAGAGTTCCTTGGATGCTTGATGCTGAGTTGTTATTTGTAAAAACGTTTCCTGCTGATGTAAAAAAGTTCTGGGAAGATCATTCCCATGAGTCAGTTCGAGCTGTCATATTGGATCTAAGTGCCGGCGGGTGCCGGCTTTCGCTAGCAGAAGCTTGCATGGTGGGAGAGAAAGTACTGATTCGTTTCACAGTCCCGGAACCAAACCCTGACACTTTTCTGTTACCTGCTCTTATAAAACGTGTTGAACCTGGTAGTGAGCCTGGAGTAACCAATGTAGGTTTGCAGTTTGTTGATGTAAAGGACGTTATTCGAGATAAGCTGTGTAGGTCAGTGTTCTGTAGGCAGAGAGAACTAATAAAGAAAGGCTTTTACGAACTTGAGGAAGAATGACTCTCTTTCCATGCCAGGTACAATGCACCTATTGTCCACACCAGTGCTACTATCCACAGAACAACAGATTCCATGGCCACAGAAACGCCCATCAGAAAAAGTGATGTGCCCAAGTACATGGGGTGTCTCACATAGTCGTAGATACCCTTGCCTTCCTTAGTAAAAACGTAGTGTTCCTCGGCTTTTCCTATTAAATAAGCACCGAAGGCTGTAAAAGCCATACCAAGCGTTACCAGGCTGGGATGCAAACTCTCCTTACCAGAAACTGCAAAACCGAAAACAAGAGAGATCACTAACCACACAGGACTTATTTTTCTAGGCAGCATAAATCGTTCCACCTCATATCATCCTATATAATAGATGACATGGAAGGCGTTTACACTAAAAAGCTCACGTGCCCTGTGTGCAAGAGCGAAGTGTACGTTGCGCGTTTGAAACATGGTGCTTATACCGTTATTTCCAGGGATTCGGACTTGCATCCTTGGGTAAACGGAATTAATCCCATTTATTACGTTGGTGCTGTTTGCGAGAATTGTGGATATGCTGCTTTGGAGTCCCATTTCGAGGAAGTCCCTCCCGATGAGATTAAGAAACTTCTACCTTTACTAGCCAAGAAACGTTTGGCAGGCATAAAAGGTGTGAGGGAAGAAAGAACATGGGAAGACGCTCTGTACGTACTGTCTTCTGTTTTTGAGCAGTACGAGATTAGAAATACTGATCCGTATAACCTAGGCTATGTGGCTCAAAATATCGCCTGGCTGTACAGGGAAATAAAAGACGAAGAGAACGAGCAGGTTTGGCTTGAAAAAGCTCTTCAGTACTATTTGAAGGCCTATGAATCCAGTGCACAGTTACCGTCAACGCTTGGTGAGGCAGGTTTGGGTTATCTTATAGCGGATTTGTATGCAAGGTTAGGCAATTACAGGGATGCTTTACAGTGGGCATCACGAGTGGTGCAGATGCCCAAAAACAGAAAGAAAGTATTGTTCGACCAACTTTCCAGGGAACTATGGCAAGACCTTAGGGAGAAATACAAATCCTCATCTCAAGAGGAGAGAAATTGGCGCACCACTTTGAGGACAGATGTGCAAAGAACCTTGCAGAGTAAGGGAGTTCTAACTACAACAATGGACTCGCTTATTAGAAATGTGGGGCTATGGGCTAGTGGAGAAATTGTTAAGGATTTACAAGATCTTACTAAAGAGGATATCGAGGCTGTGGCTTCTTTCGAGTGGTTTAATAAATTAATAGAGATTAGTTCAGGACATAAAATAATAGGAGACATCCAGTTGGCAAAATTATTGTCCAGTGGGCAGGAAGAACCTGCAGTGTATCTGATGCCGGAACGCTGGCCTGAGCCTCCTGCCATGGTTTTAACGGACCAACCCTTAAGCTCAGGCAAAAAGATTTTGTGGCAAGGGTATGGCTTTCTGAAAGGGAAAGTGAGGAAGTTGTTCATTATGGAGGTGTAGAAGTGGAGGAATATGTTGTATTTACCCTTGGCGACAGGAAATATGCCATAGCACTCTCGAATGTGGTAGAAATACTACTGCCAGGTTCTGTATACCCGATACCGAACAGTGCTGCAAACGTACTTGGCCTTACTAATATAAGAGGCAATATTTTGCCAGTGTTGGATATAAAGCCACTGCTTGGAGAAAGAGAAAATTCAAGCTCTGAATTGAGGCGGCACGTTTGGATACGATCTGGCAATGAAGATATTGTTATCGTGGTGGACAAAGTCGATGGTATAAAGAGAGTTAGCGAGGAGGATGTGGCTCAGCCTCCAGAAGATCTCACTGTAGGGAAGCGCATTAAGAAAGTGATACTGGCAAATAATGATCTCATATTGGTAGTAGATCCTCTGGATTTGGTGGGGTGATCAGTATGGACGATATGAACGAGTACCTTCCCATCTTTCTTCAGGAAAGCTACGACTATATAAATTTGTTGAATAACAACTTGGTTTTATTGGAGCAAGATCCCAGTAATAAACAAGCGTTAGCAGAAGTTTTTAGGGCTGCTCATACACTCAAAGGTATGTCTGCTACAATGGGTTTCCAATTCTTGGCTGATGCGGCACATGAATTAGAAAGTGCTCTACAAATTTACCGTGATACACACGAACCTGTGGATGAGAAAGCTATTGAGCTTGGCTTTCGAGTTCTCGACTATATGGAGAACCAAATGAAAAGAATCGAGGCTAACGAGTCACTTGAGCCGTTTCACGTTACTTCCTCAAATGAGGTAAACGAGAAGGGAAAAAAAGAAACTACCCTTGAGGTTACGTCTAGCTTTGCCTTAGGTGCTTTTGAGGAAGAGGTTGTTCGCGCAGCGTTGGAGCAAGGGCAAAAGGCAGCCATCTTAGAAATCAATTTAGAACAAGGTGTTTTGATGAAGGGTGTCAGAGCTTTCATGGTATTCAAAGCCATTGAGGATTCTGGTTTTGAAGCTATAAGTTCTCAGCCCGATGCAGAAAGTCTTGAAAAAGAAGAGTTCGATCTAGAGTTTAGAGTGCTCGTGGTGGGTAGCGGAGATCTTGACAGCTTAAGGAACAAAATTCTTCGCATTGCTGAAGTAGCTTCTGTGGATGTAATTGAGATCGGTCTCAACGAACAAGCATTTCCCAGTAGTAGCAATGAGCTACGCGAACAAACTTCAACCAAGCAGTCCGATAGCGGAGAAGGGACAAAAAACCCGAACTCTTCAGACAGCTTGGCTCAAGCCTATGCGGCCAGCGCTGCAGCAACAGCAGAAGAAGTTGACCAGCAACAACAGAAAAAGCCCATAAAGAACTATATCAGGGTGCCTGAAGAACATGTTAATAATCTCATGTCTGCTATTTCTGAACTGGTACTTGAAAAAGCTGAGCTGGAACTAGCCATAAAAACGGGAAACGAGGAAGCTCTATGGTCACTGTATGAACGCTTGAGCCGTTCTATTAATTTGGCGCAAGGCGAAATCACGGCGCTACGTATGACTCCTTTGTCTTTTGTATTTGAGCGTTTCCCAAGGATGGTGCGTGATCTTTCCAGAGATTTACAAAAACAGGTTAGGTTCATTATGGAGGGTGGGGACACTGAAATAGACAGAACAATAATCGATCGACTGGGTGACCCGTTAGTGCACCTATTAAGAAATGCAGTAGACCATGGTATTGAAAGACCTGAAGATAGAATAAAGGCTGGCAAGGATCCAACGGGAACTGTTAGATTAAAAGCCTATCATGAAGGCAACAACGTTTACATAGTAGTGGAAGATGATGGTGCAGGGATTGATACTGCGAAGGTTCTTGCAAAAGCTGTGGAGCGTGGTTTGGTAACTTCAGATCAGGCATCTTTTCTTTCTCAAGAAGAAATATTTAGTTTCTTATTCTTACCTGGTTTTTCTACGTCGGATACTGTTTCAGAAATATCAGGGCGTGGCGTGGGTATGGATGTTCTAAAAAACACTGTGGAAGAGTTAGGAGGAACTGTACAAGTGCGCTCAGTTCTCGGTAAGGGGACCACAGTAATTATGCGCTTACCTCTGACCATGGCTATCATTAGTGCTCTGCTCGTAAAGGTGAATGGATTGATCTTTGCACTGCCTCTTTCGGTGGTCGAGGAGATTAGCAATGATGTTGAAGCTGTTAAAGAAACACCGCAAGGGAATGTGCTTTTGCTCAGAGGTGAGCTTTTGCCTGTGTATTCTGTGGCAGGTTTGCTGAATTTACCTGATAATGGACAGAATAACCATATTGTGGTCATAAGGAATGGTCAGAAAAAAGCTGCACTCTTAGTGGCTGAAACAGTTGGCAAACAGGAAATCGTTATAAAACCTTTGAAATCGAGGTTTGTACCACGCTACGTTGATGG
The genomic region above belongs to Coprothermobacter proteolyticus DSM 5265 and contains:
- a CDS encoding DUF2225 domain-containing protein; this encodes MEGVYTKKLTCPVCKSEVYVARLKHGAYTVISRDSDLHPWVNGINPIYYVGAVCENCGYAALESHFEEVPPDEIKKLLPLLAKKRLAGIKGVREERTWEDALYVLSSVFEQYEIRNTDPYNLGYVAQNIAWLYREIKDEENEQVWLEKALQYYLKAYESSAQLPSTLGEAGLGYLIADLYARLGNYRDALQWASRVVQMPKNRKKVLFDQLSRELWQDLREKYKSSSQEERNWRTTLRTDVQRTLQSKGVLTTTMDSLIRNVGLWASGEIVKDLQDLTKEDIEAVASFEWFNKLIEISSGHKIIGDIQLAKLLSSGQEEPAVYLMPERWPEPPAMVLTDQPLSSGKKILWQGYGFLKGKVRKLFIMEV
- a CDS encoding chemotaxis protein CheA, translated to MDDMNEYLPIFLQESYDYINLLNNNLVLLEQDPSNKQALAEVFRAAHTLKGMSATMGFQFLADAAHELESALQIYRDTHEPVDEKAIELGFRVLDYMENQMKRIEANESLEPFHVTSSNEVNEKGKKETTLEVTSSFALGAFEEEVVRAALEQGQKAAILEINLEQGVLMKGVRAFMVFKAIEDSGFEAISSQPDAESLEKEEFDLEFRVLVVGSGDLDSLRNKILRIAEVASVDVIEIGLNEQAFPSSSNELREQTSTKQSDSGEGTKNPNSSDSLAQAYAASAAATAEEVDQQQQKKPIKNYIRVPEEHVNNLMSAISELVLEKAELELAIKTGNEEALWSLYERLSRSINLAQGEITALRMTPLSFVFERFPRMVRDLSRDLQKQVRFIMEGGDTEIDRTIIDRLGDPLVHLLRNAVDHGIERPEDRIKAGKDPTGTVRLKAYHEGNNVYIVVEDDGAGIDTAKVLAKAVERGLVTSDQASFLSQEEIFSFLFLPGFSTSDTVSEISGRGVGMDVLKNTVEELGGTVQVRSVLGKGTTVIMRLPLTMAIISALLVKVNGLIFALPLSVVEEISNDVEAVKETPQGNVLLLRGELLPVYSVAGLLNLPDNGQNNHIVVIRNGQKKAALLVAETVGKQEIVIKPLKSRFVPRYVDGATLLGDGTIGLVVNTSMLLEGHNNVKR
- a CDS encoding chemotaxis protein CheW; translated protein: MEEYVVFTLGDRKYAIALSNVVEILLPGSVYPIPNSAANVLGLTNIRGNILPVLDIKPLLGERENSSSELRRHVWIRSGNEDIVIVVDKVDGIKRVSEEDVAQPPEDLTVGKRIKKVILANNDLILVVDPLDLVG